The Primulina eburnea isolate SZY01 chromosome 6, ASM2296580v1, whole genome shotgun sequence genome contains a region encoding:
- the LOC140834062 gene encoding actin-depolymerizing factor 3 isoform X2 has translation MANSASGMAVHDDCKLKFMELKTKRTHRFIVYKIEEKQKQVMVEKLGEPGQTYDDFITFLPADECRYAVFDFEFLTKENVPKSRIFFIAWSPDTARVRNKMIYASSKDRFKRELDGIQIELQATDPSEMDLEVFKSRAN, from the exons ATG GCTAATTCAGCATCCGGAATGGCAGTGCATGATGATTGCAAACTAAAATTTATGGAATTGAAAACTAAAAGGACACACCGCTTCATTGTCTATAAGATCGAGGAAAAACAAAAACAGGTTATGGTGGAAAAGCTCGGTGAACCTGGTCAAACTTATGATGACTTCATTACATTCCTTCCTGCTGATGAGTGCAGATACGCCGTCTTTGACTTTGAATTTCTTACCAAAGAGAATGTCCCAAAGAGCAGGATTTTCTTTATTGCGTG GTCCCCTGATACTGCGAGGGTCCGTAACAAAATGATCTATGCTAGCTCCAAGGACAGGTTCAAGAGGGAATTAGATGGCATTCAGATAGAGCTTCAAGCAACCGATCCGTCTGAGATGGACCTTGAAGTCTTCAAAAGTCGTGCAAACTAA
- the LOC140834062 gene encoding actin-depolymerizing factor 3 isoform X1 has product MEEANSASGMAVHDDCKLKFMELKTKRTHRFIVYKIEEKQKQVMVEKLGEPGQTYDDFITFLPADECRYAVFDFEFLTKENVPKSRIFFIAWSPDTARVRNKMIYASSKDRFKRELDGIQIELQATDPSEMDLEVFKSRAN; this is encoded by the exons ATGGAAGAG GCTAATTCAGCATCCGGAATGGCAGTGCATGATGATTGCAAACTAAAATTTATGGAATTGAAAACTAAAAGGACACACCGCTTCATTGTCTATAAGATCGAGGAAAAACAAAAACAGGTTATGGTGGAAAAGCTCGGTGAACCTGGTCAAACTTATGATGACTTCATTACATTCCTTCCTGCTGATGAGTGCAGATACGCCGTCTTTGACTTTGAATTTCTTACCAAAGAGAATGTCCCAAAGAGCAGGATTTTCTTTATTGCGTG GTCCCCTGATACTGCGAGGGTCCGTAACAAAATGATCTATGCTAGCTCCAAGGACAGGTTCAAGAGGGAATTAGATGGCATTCAGATAGAGCTTCAAGCAACCGATCCGTCTGAGATGGACCTTGAAGTCTTCAAAAGTCGTGCAAACTAA